A window of Streptomyces sp. DG1A-41 contains these coding sequences:
- a CDS encoding ASCH domain-containing protein, producing the protein MNDPERAMLLSVHPRFATAILAGSKTVEVRRQRVAAPPGTPVLLYATAPTMALVGMARIASVHVASPKEVWSAHRAQTGITRREYDAYMSGAAQASGLTLEDPVSFDEPVSLNALRAAGTFHPPQSYRYMKSDDLRQVAEAGPVVVTALREALGDLVPA; encoded by the coding sequence GTGAACGATCCGGAACGCGCGATGCTGCTGTCCGTCCACCCGCGCTTCGCCACCGCGATCCTGGCCGGCAGCAAGACGGTGGAGGTCCGCCGCCAGCGCGTCGCCGCTCCTCCCGGAACCCCGGTTCTGCTGTACGCGACCGCGCCCACCATGGCCCTGGTGGGCATGGCGCGCATCGCCTCGGTCCACGTGGCCTCCCCCAAGGAGGTCTGGTCGGCGCATCGTGCTCAGACAGGGATCACTCGACGCGAGTACGACGCCTATATGAGTGGCGCCGCCCAGGCGAGTGGTCTGACTTTGGAGGACCCCGTGTCCTTCGACGAGCCGGTGTCACTCAACGCGTTGCGTGCGGCGGGGACCTTCCACCCGCCGCAGAGCTACCGCTACATGAAGAGCGATGATCTGCGGCAGGTGGCAGAAGCGGGGCCCGTGGTGGTCACCGCCCTTCGCGAAGCTCTGGGTGACTTGGTGCCCGCTTAG
- a CDS encoding GNAT family N-acetyltransferase: protein MSDPYELTLGVPSVEVFRRLRTDAGLSVKAPEAVALALANTWHGVVLHHEGEPIGMGRIIGDGGTALQIVDMCVHPAHQGRGLGKRMMAALAEELESRAPATAYVSLIADGPARHLYEKFGFADTATHDSIGMYRVMDRGPGRSGSQA, encoded by the coding sequence ATGAGTGATCCTTACGAGTTGACCTTAGGCGTGCCCTCCGTCGAGGTCTTCCGCCGCTTGCGCACCGATGCCGGCCTCTCGGTCAAGGCGCCCGAAGCGGTTGCGCTCGCCCTCGCCAACACGTGGCACGGGGTGGTCCTCCACCACGAAGGTGAGCCCATCGGCATGGGGCGCATCATCGGTGACGGCGGTACCGCGTTGCAGATCGTCGACATGTGCGTACACCCCGCACACCAGGGGCGCGGCCTCGGCAAGCGCATGATGGCCGCGCTCGCCGAGGAACTGGAGAGCCGGGCGCCCGCCACGGCGTACGTCTCGCTGATCGCGGACGGCCCGGCGCGCCACCTCTATGAGAAGTTCGGCTTCGCCGACACCGCCACGCACGACTCGATCGGCATGTACCGCGTGATGGACAGGGGTCCTGGTCGCAGCGGATCACAGGCGTAG
- a CDS encoding aspartate carbamoyltransferase encodes MNHRMRRLLTAGIAAGGVGAALATVLLIGSPQQDNGDRRTDRQEAVAERGQTVMPFDLEQTTHHFTPTETGGVQDVVADRPDDAKQIGLIRTHLQQEAKAFSQGDFGDPAQIHGDSMPGLGKLQEGYERIEVRYRERPDGATLTYATDEPTLVNALHDWFEAQLSDHGDHAESGH; translated from the coding sequence ATGAATCACCGCATGCGCCGACTGTTGACGGCTGGCATCGCCGCAGGGGGTGTCGGCGCGGCACTGGCCACAGTCCTGCTGATCGGCAGTCCGCAGCAAGACAACGGCGACCGGCGGACCGACCGGCAGGAGGCAGTCGCCGAACGCGGTCAGACCGTAATGCCCTTCGACCTCGAACAGACCACCCACCACTTCACCCCCACCGAGACAGGCGGGGTCCAGGACGTCGTCGCCGACCGGCCCGACGACGCCAAGCAGATCGGCCTCATACGCACCCATCTCCAGCAGGAGGCCAAAGCTTTCAGCCAGGGGGATTTCGGCGACCCTGCGCAGATACACGGCGACAGCATGCCGGGCCTGGGGAAACTGCAAGAGGGCTACGAACGCATTGAGGTGCGCTACCGGGAACGGCCCGACGGCGCCACCCTCACCTACGCCACCGACGAGCCCACACTGGTCAACGCCCTGCACGACTGGTTCGAAGCACAACTCAGCGACCACGGCGACCACGCCGAATCCGGCCACTGA
- a CDS encoding MFS transporter encodes MSDTETTTTHAPGPPHPLRWPALGLLGLAQLMLILDITVVAIALPHMGAELDLSRAALTWVVSGYALAFGSLMLLGGRAADLLGAKRVVLTGLAVFTAASLAAGLATGAPLLLAARIAQGAGAAMLSPAALSVVVRLFDGDERNRALGIWAALGGGGAALGVLLGGLITAGPGWAWVFFVNVPVGLVVLVSLARILPRLPRVATGSVDGPGAALVAAATGALIYALIRAGDHGWLDAVTVVLVAASAAAYAAFAAWQRRATAPLMDLRLLGRRPVVAGTFVIATTTALMVGAFFLGSFYFQNHQGHGALMTGVLFLPVALVTMAAATAAGRVIGRLGARVLAAVALAVAAAGFLTPVLWSGTAAMVTGVSIASAGLGALFVVASATALSSVAHHEAGVASGIVSTFHEFGASVGAAAVSSAAATSITAHAGAQAASGFDDAFLVATGIAALSAVIALWLIPSKNE; translated from the coding sequence ATGAGTGACACGGAAACCACCACCACACACGCACCGGGCCCACCGCATCCGCTGCGCTGGCCGGCCCTGGGCCTGCTGGGGCTGGCCCAGCTGATGCTGATCCTCGACATCACCGTGGTCGCGATCGCGCTCCCCCACATGGGTGCCGAACTGGACCTGAGCCGTGCCGCACTGACGTGGGTGGTCAGCGGCTACGCCCTGGCCTTCGGGAGTTTGATGCTGCTCGGTGGCCGGGCTGCGGACCTGCTCGGGGCCAAGCGGGTCGTCCTGACCGGGCTCGCCGTGTTCACCGCCGCCTCTCTGGCCGCCGGACTCGCCACCGGCGCCCCGCTGCTGCTCGCCGCCCGGATCGCCCAGGGTGCGGGCGCCGCGATGCTCTCTCCCGCGGCCCTGTCCGTGGTGGTGCGGCTGTTCGACGGCGACGAGCGCAACCGCGCGCTCGGCATCTGGGCGGCGCTCGGCGGCGGCGGCGCTGCTCTAGGTGTACTGCTGGGCGGGCTGATCACGGCAGGTCCGGGCTGGGCCTGGGTCTTCTTCGTCAACGTCCCTGTCGGCCTGGTCGTCCTCGTCTCGCTGGCCCGGATACTGCCCCGCCTGCCCCGCGTCGCAACAGGCTCCGTCGACGGGCCCGGGGCCGCCCTGGTCGCCGCAGCGACCGGCGCCCTCATCTACGCCCTGATCCGTGCCGGCGACCACGGCTGGCTCGACGCCGTCACCGTCGTCCTGGTCGCCGCCTCGGCAGCCGCCTACGCCGCCTTCGCCGCGTGGCAACGCCGGGCGACGGCACCGCTGATGGACCTTCGCCTGCTGGGCCGCCGCCCGGTGGTGGCGGGCACCTTCGTGATCGCCACCACCACGGCGCTGATGGTGGGGGCCTTCTTCCTCGGCTCCTTCTACTTCCAGAACCATCAGGGCCACGGTGCCCTGATGACCGGCGTGCTGTTCCTGCCGGTGGCGCTGGTGACCATGGCCGCCGCCACGGCTGCCGGCCGTGTGATCGGCCGTCTGGGAGCACGGGTGCTGGCTGCGGTCGCCCTGGCCGTCGCAGCCGCCGGATTCCTCACACCGGTGCTCTGGTCCGGAACCGCCGCCATGGTCACCGGTGTCAGCATCGCCTCGGCGGGACTCGGCGCCCTGTTCGTCGTCGCCTCGGCCACCGCACTCAGCAGCGTCGCCCACCACGAGGCCGGCGTAGCGTCCGGAATCGTCAGCACCTTCCACGAGTTCGGCGCCTCGGTCGGCGCTGCGGCCGTCTCCAGCGCCGCAGCCACGAGCATCACCGCCCACGCCGGCGCCCAAGCCGCCTCCGGCTTCGACGACGCGTTCCTCGTAGCCACGGGCATAGCCGCGCTCTCCGCCGTCATCGCCCTGTGGCTGATCCCGTCCAAGAACGAGTAG
- a CDS encoding TetR/AcrR family transcriptional regulator, with product MGSKNTTKRADALRSIEAIEQAAAECLGRNPDASLSEIARAAGVGRVTLYAHFSSRAEVVDAAMSRAIDRGNEALDAVDLTGDPLLALARYVEAGWHLVDQARALLVAAQKELSAGRIRELHSAPAARVETLVARGRAEGAFRTDLPIAWLVNVLHTTMHSAAEEIRAGRLTSDRAADHITATVLAAFTPPGKPVPEPGGA from the coding sequence ATGGGCAGTAAGAACACCACCAAACGCGCCGATGCCCTGCGGAGCATCGAGGCGATCGAGCAGGCAGCGGCCGAATGTCTCGGACGGAACCCGGACGCGAGCCTGAGCGAGATCGCGCGCGCCGCTGGGGTGGGCCGGGTGACTCTGTACGCGCACTTCAGCTCCCGGGCGGAGGTGGTCGACGCGGCGATGAGCCGTGCCATCGACCGGGGCAACGAGGCGTTGGACGCGGTCGATCTGACCGGTGATCCGCTGCTCGCCCTGGCCCGCTATGTCGAGGCCGGCTGGCATCTGGTGGATCAGGCGCGGGCACTGCTCGTCGCCGCCCAGAAGGAACTCTCCGCGGGGCGTATCCGCGAGCTGCACAGCGCTCCCGCCGCCCGCGTCGAGACACTGGTCGCCCGAGGCCGCGCCGAGGGCGCCTTCCGTACGGACCTGCCGATCGCGTGGCTGGTCAACGTCCTGCACACGACCATGCACAGCGCCGCAGAGGAGATCCGCGCCGGCCGTCTCACCTCCGACCGCGCCGCCGACCACATCACGGCCACTGTGCTCGCCGCCTTCACGCCGCCAGGGAAGCCGGTGCCGGAACCCGGCGGAGCGTGA
- a CDS encoding phospholipase, translating into MRRRVAGPLLAALALPFTLLAAGPSHAAPVDKAQVLSSWTQTSAGSFDAWNAARQNQAAWSAYAFDWSTDYCTTSPDNPFGFPFKNACARHDFGYRNYKAAGTFSANKDRLDDAFYADLKRVCASYPGGQNTSCLATAWTYYQAVSVFGNSAMADGRADTR; encoded by the coding sequence ATGCGCCGTCGCGTCGCCGGACCCCTGCTCGCCGCCCTCGCACTGCCCTTCACACTCCTGGCGGCCGGTCCGTCCCACGCCGCACCTGTCGACAAGGCGCAGGTGCTGAGCAGCTGGACACAGACCAGCGCCGGCAGCTTCGACGCCTGGAACGCGGCCCGCCAGAACCAGGCCGCCTGGAGCGCCTACGCGTTCGACTGGTCCACCGACTACTGCACGACGTCGCCGGACAACCCGTTCGGCTTCCCCTTCAAGAACGCCTGTGCCCGGCACGACTTCGGGTACCGCAACTACAAGGCCGCCGGCACGTTCAGCGCCAACAAGGACCGGCTGGACGACGCCTTCTACGCCGACCTCAAGCGGGTCTGCGCGTCCTACCCCGGTGGCCAGAACACCTCGTGTCTGGCCACGGCGTGGACCTACTACCAGGCGGTCTCCGTCTTCGGGAACTCGGCCATGGCCGACGGCCGGGCCGACACCCGCTGA
- the purU gene encoding formyltetrahydrofolate deformylase, which yields MPADHYVLTLSCADRQGIVHAVSSYLFMTGCNIDDSQQFGDPDTGLFFMRVAFSAEAPLTVERLRASFAAVGDSFTMDWQIHRAGERMRTVLMVSKFGHCLNDLLFRARTGALPVDIAAVVSNHPDFRDLVGSYDIPFHHIPVTKDTKAIAEQQVLDLVEAEGVELVVLARYMQVLSDHMCKQLSGRVINIHHSFLPSFKGAKPYHQAHARGVKLIGATAHYVTADLDEGPIIEQEVRRVGHAVSPEQLVAIGRDVECQALARAVQWHSTRRVLPNGHRTVVFA from the coding sequence ATGCCCGCCGACCACTACGTCCTCACCCTCTCCTGTGCCGACAGGCAGGGCATCGTGCACGCCGTGTCCAGCTACCTGTTCATGACCGGGTGCAACATCGACGACAGCCAGCAGTTCGGCGACCCCGACACAGGGCTGTTCTTCATGCGGGTCGCGTTCTCCGCCGAGGCGCCCCTGACGGTGGAGAGGCTGCGCGCCAGCTTCGCGGCCGTCGGTGACTCCTTCACCATGGACTGGCAGATCCACCGGGCCGGGGAACGCATGCGGACCGTGCTGATGGTCAGCAAGTTCGGGCACTGTCTGAACGACCTGCTGTTCCGCGCCCGGACCGGCGCGCTGCCGGTGGACATCGCCGCCGTCGTCTCCAACCACCCGGACTTCCGGGACCTCGTCGGCTCGTACGACATCCCGTTCCACCACATTCCCGTGACGAAGGACACCAAGGCCATCGCCGAGCAACAGGTGCTCGACCTGGTCGAGGCGGAGGGAGTCGAACTGGTGGTGCTGGCGCGCTACATGCAGGTCCTCTCGGACCACATGTGCAAGCAGCTCAGCGGTCGCGTCATCAACATCCACCACTCCTTCCTGCCTAGCTTCAAGGGTGCCAAGCCCTACCACCAGGCCCACGCACGCGGTGTGAAGCTGATCGGCGCGACCGCGCACTACGTGACGGCCGACCTCGACGAAGGGCCGATCATCGAGCAGGAGGTCCGGCGGGTGGGGCACGCCGTCTCCCCGGAACAGCTCGTCGCAATCGGCCGCGATGTGGAATGCCAGGCGCTGGCCCGAGCCGTGCAGTGGCACAGCACCCGCCGCGTCCTGCCCAACGGGCATCGCACCGTCGTCTTCGCCTGA
- a CDS encoding glycosyltransferase family A protein, whose product MTAAIDVICPAWNRSEAIRPTIDSVLAQTFDDWRLIVVSDGCTDDTDDVVRSYDDERVQLIRTERHGHPGGPRNIGLAASTAPAIAYLDSDDLWLPEHLAVLRREFDSGARLVATASIGMNAQGEEEYRSHPLNGLWHPELQLLWPLYEPSRVGHVRGLPESVGGWTTDHTGMEDWDLWLRLADAGERFTTVADRTVVMFLSDTSRRRTMTVSHHLTLGTLPDEAACGKLTEAIRDPEVQDELRSCFATEMLRFYSAKAASGELVMPKGMTTDEALTGMEKFVTDPATPMLRELTFVQEEDHFAVVHPLQCSSDRHAERLRAFLRTHDAGRHAIVRRLIATVSR is encoded by the coding sequence ATGACGGCGGCGATTGACGTGATCTGCCCGGCTTGGAACCGGTCCGAGGCCATCCGCCCGACCATCGACAGCGTTCTGGCCCAAACCTTCGACGACTGGCGCCTGATCGTCGTCTCCGACGGCTGCACCGACGACACGGACGACGTGGTGCGCTCCTACGACGACGAGCGCGTCCAGCTCATCCGCACCGAGCGGCACGGCCACCCCGGCGGCCCCCGCAACATCGGCCTGGCCGCGTCGACCGCGCCGGCCATCGCCTACCTGGACTCCGACGACTTGTGGCTGCCCGAGCACCTGGCCGTGCTGCGCCGCGAGTTCGACAGCGGCGCGCGCCTGGTGGCGACCGCGAGCATCGGCATGAACGCGCAGGGCGAGGAGGAGTACCGCTCCCACCCCCTCAACGGGCTCTGGCACCCCGAACTCCAGCTGCTGTGGCCGTTGTACGAGCCCTCCCGTGTCGGCCATGTGCGCGGGCTCCCCGAGAGCGTCGGCGGCTGGACCACCGACCACACCGGCATGGAGGACTGGGACCTGTGGCTGCGGCTCGCCGACGCCGGGGAGCGCTTCACGACGGTGGCCGACCGCACCGTCGTGATGTTCCTCAGCGACACCTCGCGCCGCCGCACCATGACCGTCAGCCACCACCTGACCCTGGGAACGCTGCCCGACGAGGCGGCGTGCGGCAAGCTCACCGAGGCCATCCGGGACCCGGAGGTGCAGGACGAACTGCGCTCCTGCTTCGCCACGGAGATGCTCCGTTTCTACAGCGCGAAGGCCGCCTCCGGCGAACTCGTCATGCCGAAGGGCATGACCACCGACGAGGCCCTGACCGGCATGGAGAAGTTCGTCACCGACCCGGCCACCCCCATGCTCCGCGAACTGACCTTCGTCCAGGAGGAGGACCACTTCGCGGTCGTCCATCCCCTGCAGTGCAGCAGCGACCGGCACGCCGAGCGGCTCCGGGCGTTCCTGCGCACCCACGACGCCGGCAGACACGCCATCGTGCGTCGGCTCATCGCGACCGTGAGCCGGTAG
- a CDS encoding MbtH family protein, with translation MANPFENDEASYFVLVNDEGQHSLWPAFAEIPAGWRTVHGEDTRAACLAYVEENWTDMRPLSLVRAMESDAA, from the coding sequence GTGGCCAATCCGTTCGAGAACGACGAGGCGTCGTACTTCGTACTCGTCAACGACGAGGGCCAGCACTCGCTGTGGCCGGCGTTCGCCGAGATCCCGGCGGGCTGGCGCACCGTGCACGGGGAGGACACCCGTGCCGCCTGCCTCGCGTACGTCGAGGAGAACTGGACCGACATGCGTCCGCTCAGCCTGGTCCGGGCCATGGAGAGCGACGCGGCCTGA
- a CDS encoding BTAD domain-containing putative transcriptional regulator, translating to MEFRILGPVEARRDDEPVVLSGTKIKTVLAALLLARGRVVSDTRLSHLLWGWSPPATVSAQIYTYISRLRMQLGDGVRIVRQPPGYTLDTANSQVDFLEFERLARLGAEAYDAGDLKRADAHLRGALELWRGTALSNVTELLADAELPRLEEARATATELRIEVDLALGRHRQLVPELTSLVAEFPVRERMRAQLMKALYLCGRQADAIIAYHEGRRVLAEELGVTPGAELAEVYQAVLAGEPVMEPAAPIAATRAVTPAMLPPDIPDFTGREAELEELRRLLPPSGQRTWHARRFLLTGMPGSGKTALAVRAANECLGAFPDGQLYVNLRHRDGSPRTPRDVLVGLLRALGEPVGAAEPDLDELIRLYRTRTARRRLLILLDNAVSELQLSGLLPGAPEPAVLITSQTALGPIGGLHTMVLPPLSTEETLRMLSAAVDPMRIDAEPEAAREIARHCAGLPLAVRIAATRLAGRPRSSLRRLADRLADPHSRLQELQVRGLSVSRSLEMSLRRLRDEDRELLLLLSGLERDEFSARSAARSLGLTAAEVEKGLESLVDEGLLGFSDEPGESVYQLNSLLRLCAETGRFRQERVA from the coding sequence ATGGAGTTCCGAATTCTCGGTCCGGTGGAAGCCCGCAGAGACGACGAGCCGGTCGTCCTGTCGGGAACCAAGATCAAGACCGTGCTCGCGGCCTTGCTGCTGGCCAGGGGGCGCGTGGTCTCCGACACGCGGTTGAGTCATCTGTTGTGGGGGTGGAGCCCGCCGGCCACGGTGAGCGCGCAGATCTACACGTACATCTCGCGGTTGCGGATGCAGCTCGGTGACGGCGTGCGGATCGTCCGCCAGCCGCCCGGCTACACGCTGGACACCGCGAACTCCCAGGTGGACTTCCTGGAGTTCGAGCGGCTGGCCCGACTCGGTGCCGAGGCCTACGACGCGGGCGACCTGAAGCGGGCCGACGCCCACCTTCGGGGTGCCCTTGAGCTGTGGCGGGGAACCGCCCTGTCCAACGTCACGGAGCTCCTGGCGGACGCCGAACTCCCCAGGCTGGAGGAGGCCCGGGCCACCGCCACCGAGCTGCGGATCGAGGTGGACCTGGCGCTCGGGCGTCACCGGCAACTGGTACCCGAACTGACCTCCCTCGTCGCCGAGTTCCCGGTGCGGGAGCGGATGCGGGCCCAGCTGATGAAGGCCCTGTACCTGTGCGGCCGGCAGGCCGACGCGATCATCGCGTACCACGAGGGGCGCCGGGTGCTCGCCGAGGAGTTGGGCGTGACCCCGGGCGCCGAGCTGGCCGAGGTCTACCAGGCGGTGCTGGCGGGGGAGCCGGTCATGGAGCCGGCCGCGCCGATCGCCGCCACCCGGGCGGTGACACCGGCGATGCTCCCGCCGGACATCCCCGACTTCACCGGCCGCGAGGCCGAACTGGAGGAACTGCGCCGGCTTCTGCCGCCGAGCGGGCAGCGCACCTGGCACGCCCGCCGGTTCCTGCTGACAGGGATGCCGGGGAGCGGCAAGACGGCCCTCGCGGTGCGCGCGGCCAACGAGTGCCTGGGGGCCTTCCCCGACGGGCAGTTGTACGTGAACCTGCGGCACCGGGACGGTTCGCCCCGCACCCCTCGGGACGTACTGGTCGGTCTGCTGCGGGCACTCGGGGAGCCGGTGGGCGCGGCCGAACCGGACCTGGACGAGCTGATCCGGCTGTACCGGACCCGCACGGCCCGGCGCCGGCTGCTGATCCTCCTGGACAACGCCGTCAGCGAGCTGCAGTTGTCCGGGTTGCTGCCGGGGGCTCCGGAGCCCGCCGTGCTGATCACCAGCCAGACCGCCCTGGGCCCGATCGGCGGACTGCACACCATGGTGCTGCCCCCGCTGAGCACCGAAGAGACCCTCAGGATGCTGTCCGCGGCCGTGGACCCGATGCGCATCGACGCCGAGCCCGAGGCCGCGCGGGAGATCGCCCGGCACTGCGCCGGCCTCCCGCTCGCGGTGCGCATTGCCGCGACCCGGCTGGCCGGCCGGCCGCGTTCCTCGCTGCGGCGCCTCGCGGACCGGCTGGCGGACCCGCACAGCCGGCTCCAGGAGCTGCAGGTGCGAGGCTTGTCGGTGTCTCGCAGCCTGGAGATGTCGCTGCGCCGGCTGCGCGACGAGGACCGCGAGTTGCTTCTGCTGCTGTCGGGGCTGGAGCGCGATGAGTTCTCGGCCCGCTCGGCCGCCCGCTCCCTCGGGCTCACGGCCGCCGAGGTGGAGAAGGGGCTGGAGTCACTGGTCGACGAAGGGCTGCTGGGCTTCTCGGACGAGCCGGGCGAGTCGGTGTACCAGCTCAACAGTCTGCTGCGGCTGTGCGCCGAGACCGGTCGTTTCCGGCAGGAGCGGGTGGCCTGA
- a CDS encoding 4'-phosphopantetheinyl transferase superfamily protein yields the protein MHDASYRSLRETGAVHVWRGRAPDHDDPAAFAVLSAEERAAAARRPAPIGAHYAHAHVAVRRILAGYLGADPRELRLGRRPCPRCPDRTHGRPRVVLPRTGLDFNLSRSGAHWLLAVTAERPVGVDLEVARPHADLWLTTSAFMSPAELRHLTGLPDEAARVAAYYRAWTRKEAVVKAVGVGVVADLATLEVAPHLPGPVPVRHTESRGPQWWLVHDLPLGPGTYGALAQEPESSGPVLLVDPAAAGFTAAPVPSGASG from the coding sequence ATGCACGATGCCTCGTACCGGAGCCTGCGCGAGACCGGCGCCGTTCACGTCTGGCGGGGCCGGGCGCCCGACCATGACGATCCGGCGGCCTTCGCCGTGCTCTCGGCGGAGGAACGGGCGGCGGCCGCCCGCCGGCCCGCTCCGATCGGCGCCCACTACGCCCACGCCCACGTGGCGGTCCGGCGGATCCTCGCCGGCTACCTCGGCGCCGATCCCCGGGAACTGCGGCTGGGCCGCCGGCCCTGTCCGCGCTGCCCGGACCGGACCCACGGCCGGCCACGCGTGGTCCTCCCCCGTACGGGACTCGACTTCAACCTCTCCCGGTCCGGGGCACACTGGCTGCTCGCGGTCACCGCGGAGCGGCCGGTCGGCGTGGACCTGGAGGTCGCGCGGCCGCACGCCGACCTCTGGCTCACCACCTCCGCCTTCATGTCCCCGGCCGAACTGCGCCATCTGACGGGCCTGCCGGACGAGGCGGCGCGTGTCGCCGCCTACTACCGCGCGTGGACCCGCAAGGAGGCCGTGGTCAAGGCCGTCGGCGTCGGCGTCGTGGCGGACCTGGCGACCCTGGAGGTCGCCCCGCACCTCCCCGGCCCCGTCCCGGTCCGGCACACCGAGTCACGCGGACCGCAGTGGTGGCTCGTGCACGACCTCCCGCTCGGGCCCGGCACCTACGGGGCACTGGCCCAGGAACCCGAGAGCAGCGGACCGGTCCTGCTCGTCGATCCGGCCGCCGCCGGGTTCACCGCGGCCCCCGTCCCCTCCGGGGCATCGGGATGA
- a CDS encoding TauD/TfdA family dioxygenase, with the protein MEPWTPLDIDPEGVGGPEELIERLDAMGPETLSRLLTEEKAVVFRGFDITSGTLDDVLDRILPNRSGLAPRPATHKRNTDDVWTVSREQPHIAVRPYNEMSCTHAWPSRIALFCHTAPASGGATMVVDGARWLASLALDLRERFSSGVRYVRYLHDGSGLGASWQDAFATTCREEVEVFLDGTGTEWYWTPDGGIHVSWVRPSVVTHAVTGTDVWFNQVHRWHPAGCGPGEALSRVLSVDRLPWNVTFADGSPISREEVNQICESGAVAAVDVPWDRGDLLLLDNVALAHGRRPFTGTRRVRVAMSD; encoded by the coding sequence ATGGAGCCCTGGACACCTCTGGACATCGATCCGGAGGGCGTCGGCGGCCCGGAGGAGCTGATCGAACGCCTGGACGCCATGGGCCCGGAAACGCTGAGCCGGCTCCTCACCGAGGAGAAGGCCGTCGTCTTCCGAGGCTTCGACATCACCTCGGGGACCCTCGACGACGTACTCGACCGGATCCTGCCGAACCGGTCCGGACTGGCTCCGCGCCCCGCCACGCACAAACGGAACACCGACGACGTCTGGACGGTCTCGCGGGAACAGCCCCACATCGCGGTCCGGCCGTACAACGAGATGAGCTGTACGCACGCCTGGCCCTCGCGGATCGCGCTGTTCTGCCACACGGCCCCCGCCTCCGGCGGCGCCACCATGGTGGTGGACGGCGCGCGCTGGCTCGCCTCCCTCGCCCTCGACCTGCGCGAACGGTTCTCTTCCGGCGTCCGCTACGTCCGCTACCTGCACGACGGTTCGGGCCTCGGGGCGAGCTGGCAGGACGCCTTCGCCACGACCTGCCGCGAGGAGGTGGAGGTCTTCCTCGACGGGACCGGGACCGAGTGGTACTGGACCCCCGACGGCGGCATCCATGTCTCGTGGGTACGTCCCTCCGTGGTCACGCACGCGGTCACGGGCACCGACGTGTGGTTCAACCAGGTCCACCGCTGGCACCCGGCCGGCTGCGGCCCGGGCGAAGCCCTGTCCCGGGTCCTGTCGGTGGACCGGCTGCCCTGGAACGTCACGTTCGCCGACGGCTCCCCGATCTCCAGGGAAGAGGTGAACCAGATCTGCGAGTCGGGCGCCGTCGCGGCGGTGGACGTCCCGTGGGACCGGGGCGATCTGCTGCTCCTCGACAATGTGGCTCTTGCCCACGGCCGCCGCCCCTTCACCGGAACGCGCCGCGTCCGCGTCGCCATGTCGGACTGA
- a CDS encoding flavin reductase family protein, whose translation MNSTAAALRFDRSRFRDVLGRFCTGVTIISAVHEGEPVGFACQSFASLSLDPPLVSVAVAETSATGRRIEQTGAFCATVLRADQAELCRRFGRSGADKFAGVAWSPAEVTGSPRIGGGLAWVDCRIEGVVPAGDHRIVVGRVVDLSVPEEGEDAVPLLFYRGSFLGRAPLGAPAPVRGVAPVRRRDV comes from the coding sequence GTGAACTCGACCGCCGCCGCCCTCCGCTTCGACCGGAGCCGTTTCCGGGATGTGCTCGGCCGGTTCTGTACGGGGGTGACGATCATCTCCGCCGTCCACGAGGGGGAACCGGTCGGCTTCGCCTGCCAGTCCTTCGCCTCGCTCTCGTTGGATCCGCCGCTGGTGTCCGTCGCGGTGGCCGAGACCTCGGCGACCGGGCGCCGGATCGAGCAGACGGGCGCGTTCTGCGCGACGGTGCTGCGCGCGGACCAGGCCGAGCTGTGCCGGAGGTTCGGCCGCAGCGGTGCGGACAAGTTCGCCGGGGTGGCGTGGAGCCCGGCCGAGGTGACCGGGTCCCCCCGCATCGGTGGCGGCCTGGCGTGGGTGGACTGCCGGATCGAGGGCGTGGTGCCCGCCGGGGACCATCGGATCGTGGTCGGCCGGGTGGTGGACCTGAGCGTGCCCGAGGAGGGCGAGGACGCCGTTCCGCTGCTGTTCTACCGGGGTTCGTTCCTCGGTCGGGCACCGCTCGGGGCCCCGGCGCCGGTCCGCGGCGTCGCGCCGGTCCGTCGCCGCGACGTGTGA